The genome window GCCAGCTTATCCCCCAAAATGGCAACAGCCCCGTAAACCGAGTCAAAAGCCAGGGCTTTCTGTATGGTTGGTTCCAAGTCATCTCTTGTTCTGATCCCGTTTCCCATGGCAGTTGCCAGAGCATCAGCAAGGGCAGCCGAATCAGCATAAATACACACGGCATCAGCCATTCCCAGGCTGAGTGAATGCCCCACCGTCGATGATGATGTACAGATGCCGGCGGAAAAATTCTCGGATCTGCTGATCTGAATTCCTAATTTCCCACTGAATGGTGATTGTCCGGCAAAGATCCCCACGGTATAAGAGCTTGCTCCCGACAGAAAAACATCACCACCATTTTCAACCATTACCACCGGACTCAGGGCCAATAAATCACGACCGACAGCCTCAGCTATCGCCCCGGCAACCGCCGCCATCGGCCCGACACCGGCTTGCTTCCCGGCAACAATCATCCTGCTGACCAACTTTGGCAGCAAGGCATATTCCGGAATATCAAAGGGGTAAAGCTGGCAGCGAACTTGCGGAAACTGCTCCAAAAACAATTCCAGCTGATGCCGATAGTAAATTAACCGTTCCCTGGCAAACTTTTTCAAACCGACATCTGCCGCCCTGATCAAAAGATCCGATTCATTGACCGTTACCGCAAAGGTGGCGAGAGAACTTTTATCAACATCCACTTGTAAACGATAGCAACGCTGCCGATATGATCCCGGTTCCGGCTGTTCTCCCCTATTCTCCTGCACGAACTATTTCCCTTGTCCGAATATGCGTATTGGTTTTGACATAACCACATAACATTGTCAAGTATTTGCTCCGGTTGTTGAGCTCATCCCCGCATAAATCGCGAACAAGAATTTATTCATATTATTATCGTTGACTATACAGCCGATCCAACGGATTCTGCATTGCGTCAATATCCTTGCGCATAACATGCGTATAAATTTCCGTGGTTTTAACGTCAGCATGCCCAAGGAGCTCCTGCAGCACTCGAATATTCATTCCATGTTCAAGCATATGGGTGGCAAAAGAATGTCGCAGCGTATGCACTGTGGCCCGCTTACCAATTCCCGCTTTTTGAACCGCCCTTTTCACCGCTTTCTGCAGACCCGACTCAAGCACATGATGCCGTCGTTCTTTGCCGCTGCGGGGATCAATCGAACGAGATCGGCCGGGAAACACATATTGCCACGGCGTCTCCCAGGCAGCATTCTTATATTTTTTTGCCAGGGCATTGGGAAGGTATACTTCGCCAAAACCTTCTTGAAGATCACGTCGATGCAATCCTTTGACCCGTTCAATATGCTGATGCAGTTCTTCCCGAAGCAGTTGAGGAAGATAGGTCGTCCTGTCCTTCCCCCCCTTCCCGGCTCGAACAAAGATTTTACCCTGGCCAAAATCAACATCCTGAATCCGCAGCCGAATACATTCCATGAGCCGCATCCCTGAGGCGTATATCAATCTCGCCATTAACAGATACGTTCCCTTCATCTGTTCAAACAAACGCATCACCTCATCTTCCGTGAGTACACTGGGAGGTTGCCGATTTCGCTTGGCTCTCACCGGGGCAATGGAATCATCAAGAGGACTCAATAAAACATCACGATAGAGGAAAACTAAGGCGTTCAATGCCTGCCGCTGGGTTGATACCGCAACATTCTCCACTGTTGCCAAGTGGGATAAAAAACGTTCTACCTCACTGGGTCCCATTTCCTTTGGATGGCGTTTCTTTCCATAAAAATAAATATAGCGCCGAATCCACTGGCAATAGGTCTTCTCTGTTGAATGGGCATAGTGGTAGTATCGCAAGGTCTCAAGAACCTGGTCCATCAGTTTAAGATTGGGATTCGGCGTAAATTCTACTTTATTTTTCATATTGCCGATGATATATCAAATTAAGATCAAAAACAAAAGCAAAAAGTGATAACTGGACAATTATTTCCATATTTGGCTATTAATATCGTAATAGGTGGAAAATATGGGTAGATATAGGGTGATATAATGGAAATTTTCCAGTTATCAACACTGTTATGGCTACAAACCCTGAAGGATACGATAGTGGACGAATTTGAATTACTTATAGATTTGCATAAGGGCGCTAATCGGCAAGGTCCCGGAGGCGATGCAGAGACCGAAAAAGCGATTAATGTCGCAGGTATAGATAGAGAAACACCATTAAAAATTGCAGATATTGGCTGTGGTACGGGTGCGTCCACGCTGACGTTGGCTCGTTTCCTTAATGCGAAGATTACGGCTGTGGATTTCCTTCAGGACTTTATAGATGTTCTGACTGAACGAGCACAGGGTGAGGGTGTAGAGGACAAAGTCATTCCTCTTTGCACATCAATGGAGAAACTCCCATTTGAGAATGGGGAGTTCGATATTATCTGGTCTGAAGGTGCCATTTACAACATTGGTTTTAAAAAGGGTGTCGCAGATTGGAAGCGCTACTTGAAGCTAGGCGGGCTGCTTATTGCCTCAGAGATTACTTGGCTTACAAACTCTCGCCCTTCGGAGCTTCAAGATCACTGGAACAATGAATATCCAGAGACAGATACAGCATCAGCAAAGATCAAGGTGCTAGAAGAGTGCGGCTATACACCTATAGGATACTTTGTTCTGCCAGAATATTGTTGGCTGGATAATTATTACGAGCCAATGCGCAAGAATTTTGATGCCTTTCTGAGCCGAAATGGAAATAGCGAAGAGGCTCGCGCTATCGTTGAAGCAGAGCGCCATGAAATTGAACTTTATGAAAAATACAAAACGTATTTTAGCTACGGTGTATATATCGCAAGGAAGTCTAATGCGTAAAAGCCATAACAAGGCGCTGCACTCGGACAAATTTTCCGCTGCGCTCCAAATTTGCCGGTGAGCTT of Pseudomonadota bacterium contains these proteins:
- a CDS encoding UPF0280 family protein yields the protein MQENRGEQPEPGSYRQRCYRLQVDVDKSSLATFAVTVNESDLLIRAADVGLKKFARERLIYYRHQLELFLEQFPQVRCQLYPFDIPEYALLPKLVSRMIVAGKQAGVGPMAAVAGAIAEAVGRDLLALSPVVMVENGGDVFLSGASSYTVGIFAGQSPFSGKLGIQISRSENFSAGICTSSSTVGHSLSLGMADAVCIYADSAALADALATAMGNGIRTRDDLEPTIQKALAFDSVYGAVAILGDKLAAGGDLELVPLSRK
- a CDS encoding integron integrase, translated to MKNKVEFTPNPNLKLMDQVLETLRYYHYAHSTEKTYCQWIRRYIYFYGKKRHPKEMGPSEVERFLSHLATVENVAVSTQRQALNALVFLYRDVLLSPLDDSIAPVRAKRNRQPPSVLTEDEVMRLFEQMKGTYLLMARLIYASGMRLMECIRLRIQDVDFGQGKIFVRAGKGGKDRTTYLPQLLREELHQHIERVKGLHRRDLQEGFGEVYLPNALAKKYKNAAWETPWQYVFPGRSRSIDPRSGKERRHHVLESGLQKAVKRAVQKAGIGKRATVHTLRHSFATHMLEHGMNIRVLQELLGHADVKTTEIYTHVMRKDIDAMQNPLDRLYSQR
- a CDS encoding class I SAM-dependent methyltransferase, producing the protein MDEFELLIDLHKGANRQGPGGDAETEKAINVAGIDRETPLKIADIGCGTGASTLTLARFLNAKITAVDFLQDFIDVLTERAQGEGVEDKVIPLCTSMEKLPFENGEFDIIWSEGAIYNIGFKKGVADWKRYLKLGGLLIASEITWLTNSRPSELQDHWNNEYPETDTASAKIKVLEECGYTPIGYFVLPEYCWLDNYYEPMRKNFDAFLSRNGNSEEARAIVEAERHEIELYEKYKTYFSYGVYIARKSNA